The Solanum dulcamara chromosome 6, daSolDulc1.2, whole genome shotgun sequence genome contains the following window.
AAAACCTTTCAAAAGGCTGCTCTTGACTTGAGAAGAAGAGGGGAAGGAATATCAGCATTGGAAGGCTTTCAACCGTGGAATTTAATCCTGCCTTTCTCGTAGGGTATCTAGAATCAAAGATTTCAACAGCATTATTCCTCCACAGTTGCTTGGCGGAcaggtaggctaggcttctctttttGAGTAGTAAATATATACCCATTATGTGGTATAGAATAGAATTTAATGAGAATTCGTATAACTAAGCTATGGGTCACGGGTCACAGGTagaaattttatggttttaaTTGTTTATTTCAAAGTGACCTGGGTAAGAGGGTGATGTAATGATTTGAGGGAGTTTTTTATTGTGATATTATTGTTTGTAGATGGGTGAAATTGTAAGGGACATAGTAGTAGACACAGTGATATAAAATACTTAGATATTGAGGATAAACCTTAGGGTTGGTAGTGTAGATGATGATAATGTTTCCCGGGTGTGTCCCATGTATCGGTTGAATTACTTCAagatatgcatatatgtatatgaataggaaaacatGCTAGACTTTATGTAAATTGATCACTTACTGGCTTGATTTGTAATGAATCCATGATATAATATGGTCTATTATTGATAGtttgtgattgatttgcatagttagatcgggtgtcacattccgacacataattaGATTGGGTGTCCGACACGTATTTTGTATCGgttgtcatattctgacacataatAGGATCGGGGGACCGATATGTattttggatcgggtgtcacattcaaTACGttcttggattgggtgtcacattctgacagaTATATGGATGGATTGGGTCCCCtgagagggccaagtatgtATATGTGCATGTGGATATTTGTATGGGAGGACTTGATGATACCTATATTTTTGTGTAATAGCGAGGTTAGTGTAAATGAGTCATGGAATAAGGGCTTATAACAGAATCTTGAGTTGAGGCGTGTTAGTGATAAAGAACTGTCAGCATGCATAGACTTATTCATGGGTAAGATGGTGAACTGTGTTAGGTAGTAGTTGTTACCTAGAAACCTGAGTTAGTCATGGAGATGGTTATGGAATGTCTAGGTCCCTAGGATGTAAAACAAATGGATCAAGACCAGTGGTGGTTGGGTGGAACCATTGACTGACTAAGGTTGTTGGGGAGGTAACTGTTAGTGGGGAGTGAACTGTAGTATGGTGGGCCTATAACCCACCGGTCTTAAGTTTGTAACTAGAATGGGTAGAGAACTATAGACAGTGGAGTGGTGAAGACTATAAGAATGCAAGTAAGGAATTTACTTGTTTGGATTGGTGGACAGGCTTAAGAAGTTTAATTATTACGACCTCTCTTATATTTCTGTTCagatattatgcggtgggtatcagattgaTTGACGATGCCTACCAATACGTGTTGTTTTGTACTAATACTAAtattgctatgccacttggcatagtctgcttgcagggtcagttatgtctcttaggtgaagatGAAGGCAAtcctccagcagcttttatttttccttcttaTGGTGGGAGCTGTGTCATTGTTCTTTTGCTTTGTTATCactcttagaagctcttgtacctattttagGCTAATATCCATGGGGTTTTATATGTTACTTTTGTATAACAggatatatttttagaaattgtTGGCTTAAATACTCAAGGTTTGATTTAAATTCCGCAATATTTTTCATGTAAGGAATTAAAGGTTCTCCTACTTGGTTCATCGAGTGGGTGCCTGCACAGCCCGAtggtttggatcgtgacatgtGCGGAATGATCTGAGACATCATACGAATGTTgcttcctctctttttttaacAGATGATGTTGAAGATCCAACTTTACCTTTTCCTTTGACCTTAGGTGATGGTGGAGGAGTGTATTGAAAATTatcatctcaatttttttctgaagTGGATGAAGCATTTGAATCATCATTTGATGAATCTATTTGATGACCTTCGACTTTAATTTTGAAATCCTCCGATGGCAATTGGAGAACTACAAGCTCCCTTTGAGAAGGAGATATATTCCTGAATATCAACCCAAAAAAAGAAGTGAGATGATAACAAATGCAATTATGAATAAGACTGAACTTGATACAAAAGAAGGTATTTTATACACGAATTAACTAATTATCCTGTTATTAACATCACTGAATATGCCTATCATTAATTTCTTGTATCCAAGTTTTTTTTATACCGTCTTTCAATTGAGAAATATGGGAATACAATCGTCGaccttttaaataattttgaggTCAACGGTGGAACTATACTCATATATCCCTACTTACTTAGCAATTGGCATTCCACATATTCTATAAAACCTCTTCTAACCAGTCATCTTCATGCTTAAGCTTTTGAGAAACAAATAAAAAGCCTTCTTAACCCATGAATAATATTTGTACCGGTCActctcaatcaaatcaaaatgaattttgaatatTGTTTTAGAATTCTTTTCACTAGAATAAACAAAGGTATGAATGAAATATAGGATAGCGAACTTCAAAGCATCCTCATTATTATCACTCCACACTTTTCCCTTGAAACTCTCAATCAAGtctattttttgaatattagtattaccataaaaatattattccatCAACCTATTCAGTTCTTGTGTCTAATTTGAAATCCCCATCATCGCCAACACAATTTAACCCACTTATTaatgtacaacaacaacaacaacccagtgaaatcccacatcgtggagTCTGGGGTTAACCCacttattaatgtaaatttccTAATTGTGAATCGATATATGATTCCATTAACGTCTTGACAAGAACTACAATTAAGGTCTAGAACCATAAAGCATCTAGGAATTTGTGCCTGAGCAGAATAATTATTCTTTCTCATGTAATGACCAAAACACGTGTTCTCACAAAATAACTTATACACGCTCAGACAAATACTTTCTCAAATCTTGTTTAATGTCATTATTATTGTAACACTGCATGTGTAGAGTTTTCGTAGGAAAATTTTTCTCATGAAAATTAGTTCCCTACATATGTTTAAAGATATAAATACACCATGATTTTAAACGACTACCCCATGAATACAATCTAATTTGAATACAAGTAACATGTAAATTTGATTGAATACGATACAATGAATGAACCAATATtcttaaaaaatacaaatatacaaatttaattggCATAATTATTTGATTGAATACAAACTCATAAACACTATAAGAGTATACAAATTTGTTTTAGTTTTCAAAAGAGTATATAAGAGTGTACAACTagggataaaaatatttttcttaagtaTACAAATTAGATGTGAATACAAGTTAAGATGATAAAAGACAATGCAAACTAATTTTAATAACCAATATAAGTAACATGTAAATTAGAATGAATACATTAATACATAAACCAATACTgtggaaaaaaatacaaatacacaAATTTAATTGGCATAACTTTAGAATGAATACAAACTCATGAAGACTATAAAAGTAGGAATATACAGATATGGATACAAATATGTTTCTTAAGTATAGAAATTCGACTGAATACAAACTAATTTGAATACAAATCCAAATAACATGTAAATTATAATGAAtacaaaataagaaaggaattaatatactaaaaaaatataaatacacaAATTAGTTTGGTATACTTATTGAATTGAATATAAACTAATAAAGGACTTATTATTTTAGTAATAAAATACAATTACTCTATGCAGAAACAAAACATCCTgaacttcaaaaaaattaagaatacaAGTTTAGTATAAATACAAAATCTGTTTGTTGGGTTTTTACCTAAAAATTCGATTCAATTGAGCATGCaatcacataaataaatataatgctaatatattaaattaaaattaaaattaaatgaaaattttcaGAAATAGAAGTAaacacctcttcatcaattgTATGTTCAGGGAGTTGTTCTTCCATACTTTGATCTTCATCAAGTTTTTTGACTTCGCTATTGTTAGACGAAGTCCTtgtaattttccttttatttgtattttatacTTAAGGAAGATTTTGCATGCGGCTAGTGTCATGTACACGCTTAGATTTACTCTCTTCCGCCATGTTAGTAGCAGAGCCTACATTTTCGATTGGTTATTGAGTAATACATAAAATTGATGATTGTACAGGATACCTCTTGTATTCCTCTTTGAGTCGGGAATCTTTGATGTTTTCCCAAGCTAAATTCCTAACCCAAAATTGAGAAATTGCTAAGAACCCATACACAAAAAAGTAGATTGCAAATaaaaactcaatatataaaataaattcgtaaaaaaatgaagaaaatcgCAAAAGATACATATCAAAAATAGGATACCTGAATCAATTAGATTGTTGTGTATAtcttttagaatattttttcaatttctgaaaaaagaagaagaagaaagaattgAATGAGAGAGAAGCatgaagaacaaaagaaagagggaattggagagagagaaaaaattccagtttgaaataatttggaaattggaGAGAGTGTGAGGGAATTGGAAGAAacggaaaaaaaatcaattttgcaTTTAAAACGTGGATAAATATTAGTTAAGTTAGGAACTAACTTAGGATATCAATAATTTGTTATACAactaaaatattattctttttaataatatttataaagagGGACCTTGAAAttactggtaaagttgttgttaTATGACCAGGAGGTCATAGGTTTAAACCTTGCTAAACCTTGGAAACAACCTCGGAAatacaaggtaaggctgcgtacaataaaCCCTTGTGGTCAAACCCTTCTCCGAACCCTACGCATAGCGAAAGCTTTATTATACCAGGCTGCCCCCTGCCCCCTTTAATAATATTTGTAAATTATAGTTAAAATTGTGTCATCTTTATAACACATATGAGTGATCAGAGAACCCTTCTCTCAATTAAACATGGAATAAGACCTTCAAGTAGGTTGTTCATCAGCCAAATAACAATTCAACTCCAACGACAACAAGGGTTTATTTACTTCCATTCTTATTTACTCCATCCTTCTTCCTTTCACCCTCTTTTTACCCCCCAACAAGTATTGAGCAAACTTACAcaattttaaaatgtaaaacaGGAAAAAGTAGAATCCTGGACAATAGAATGCACCCTCCTTCCTTTTACTTTAGGTTATTTAGTTTCCCTTCTGCTAAATAAATCTGAGAACATACAGAATGAGATGCCAAAAAGGCGCAAaaagaaaacatcatttacatttAGTAGAAGGAAGGAATACTGTTATACAAAAACTGTTGTGAGTTATCATACAACATATTTTCTTTTATGGTCAACTGACCttcaaaaaaatgacaaaacgTACTCCCAAGTAGAAAACAAAAATAGTACTAGTAGTAGAAAATTTGCTGATTACAGTTAGTCCTTTACATCAGTGACCCCTTCAACAGAAATTTGAAATCTTGCTTCAGCTTCAGCTAAGCATGGCGAACTGACTACTTTACAAATCCGCTCCTCCGCTCTACCCTTCCTCAGAGCTAGTCTGTCAGAAGATGAAAAATAAGTATAATTTCAGCTATCAAGATAAGCTGCAAGCCTGCAAGTTATAGTTGTACTATTATGCATACCTCGTTGTAGAAGCATGTGCCATGATATTGCCACCAATGGGTTTTATTTGAGGCCCAGCAAATACAGCAGAACCATCCACTTGAGCAACAACTTGGTTAGTAATAACAACAGCAACACCGAACTGCAAGTGTAAAAGTAAAGGATTGACAGAAAAAGTAAGTCAAGAACCCATAATCTAGCTCTGTAACATTAACCACCACCAAAACAGAGAAAAACAGGGAGGAGACTCTATTTTGGATAATTGGCACAAACAATGGACATGCTAAACTACCTCATCTGCTAACTTCTGAAGGCTTCTCAGAAACTTCGCAAGATGCATCTGCCTCGCAGACAACTCTCCTCTACCAGAGAAGTCAGTTCTATAAAGGGCAGTAGCACTGTCCACAATCATTAGAGCAAACCTGCTGGATCAAAACAGTTCTAAGTTAAGCTTCTAACAGAGATCTTTTTTATGCTTGATGAGATGAACCCAAATAACTGACGAAGCCACAGGTTCAAGATTTTCACCATATTCAGGAAGCAAATGTTTTATTTCTGTCCATTAAGTTCAAACCTTGAGTTAATTCTAGAACACTTCTAAAAGATTTATTTGTTTGAAAAAGGTAAGAGGACACTTCAAACAGATCCAAGATGTGTCCAAACATGCATTAGATGTAAGAGGGACATCCATAATCAAACAAATTGAGAGCTGCTTCAAACTAGAACCCTTCAACATACTCAATCAAGAGTTGGAATATTCTCTAAGCTATAATCTAGCACATGTTCTCGCTCAAAGTAACACACCCACTGAGAagcaagataaaaaaaaattaaagaagagcAGTGGAATTTGGAGAAAAGTTAACCTGGTCTCCACCATCATTGAAGCTGCTTCCAACAAAAGCCTTGATTGATGATCAGTATTATAAGCTCGAGCATAGGCTACATTCTCCAGAACATCAGGACCGTTCAACCCATACCTGCAGCATTTAGCACCACTGATGACAGTAGTTTGAACCTCataatacaagaaaaaaatGTGAGTTGAGATTACAAGTAGAAGACCTGTCTGCGATTTGTAAAAGTCTTTGTGGCCTGAAAGTACCTTCAGCATCAATGTACATTGCTTTCCCTTCACCACCTCCCTGATCTAATGGAAGCTGAGATAACAGATAAAGAATGATATTTAAATGAATATTATGCACTTTAtatttatggggttttaaaattaaaaaaatatttgtataggTTATCGTACTTGACAAGTGACACATAGTGTGTGACACAGCTGAGTCTTTCCACATCGGAACTCTCCGTAAATTTCAGTAATAGATCCAGTTTCAATTCCTCCTGACATGCGAGAAAAAAAGAAGCATGAGGCTGTGATGCCAGATCAAATACCAGTTCTAGAAGTTCACAAAATAAATAGATATCTACCTTCTAATATCTTGTCAAGTTCTTTTGATCCAGAAGTTATctgtatgatttcaagcctcTGTGCATGGAGTTGGCTGGCACTAGTGAATCCCAAAGGCACTAATTTTGAAGCTGTTCATATGCAGCATTAAAAAGGTTTAGTACTGATTGCTGATAAAAAATTGTAGAAATGGGTGAACAAAGAAGGTAAGGAAAACCACATCAGCACTGGCAATGACTGTTAAAAGAAGTGAGACATGCCTGCTTCAATGATCTTGTCAACTTTAGCTTCACTAATTCCTTTTATTTGCAGAAGTTCCTTTCTTGGAGCATAAACAACAGATTCAACTGTGCATAGACCAGCATCCTTGAGCTTTTTTACATCTAGAGCTGCGATCCCTGATGCCTTGAGGACAAAAAAGCTATATGCCTCAGTAATGAATGGACCATTTCATTTTTAAGTTGGAAGGACTTACAGGGTGTCATTCAACAGAAACAACTATACTACAAGCTAGACTGGAAAAAGATACTCAAAGATATTGCCTCTTAAATATTAACAATTCTGAGAAAAAAATCTAGGAAATCCTAGTCCTGCTTTTATGTAATACcagaaagattaaaaaatccTCAAGAGTTTAGGTTTCACTTCATGTAAATCTTTTTAAAACCTGCAGAATGAAAGAAACTTATGATAAGTACTTATCCGAGTTACTGTAAATGTTAATAACTCAAGActtaaaattctttaaaaaaagatCTACACGAATAAAATCTTGGAAGGAGCAAAGCCAAAAGTCAACCGCATCACCCAGATGCACACTAAAATATGTGACCATCAAACCCCCATATCATGCCTCATGATGTGAATCATTTTGTGTCAAGTGCCTCTCTGCAAACAGTTTTTCATGGTGCCCTCAATCTGTACACGCTGATTGCAACCTATAAATCTTCTTATGAAAACTGCTTGTAGTTACTCACAGCAAAAAGATTGGAAGAGCATCTTGTTTTTCTAATTGATGACCTAGAAATTTGTTTGGAGCCAACCCTTTTTTGCCAACAATAGTATTCATTTGGGTCACTCCTCTACCCAAATACTACACTTAGGCTTGGCAGAGGGCTCCATGATTCCATCAAAACATTACCAAGAAAGCATTATCAGGCTTTCAAGATCAGTGGTACCGCTTCGAGAACGCATTTTCACAAAGCATAATACTACAAGGTGATACCGTCATTTAGCTTCAAAACTCAGGCGGTGAGTCTTAATGAAGGTCAGGTAGAAACAACTGTAAAAGTATTAGCTTGAAATAATGGGCAAAAGCGCTATAAAAAAGCAAGCCCATTGCACGAACAAGATTCCAAGAATGGACATTATATAAAAACCCCAGAATAAAAAAACATTTCCTAGAACCCAGAAGCACAATTCAAGATTCACGAAATTCAGCCACCCAGAAGCACAATTCAAGATTCAAGATCAGACTCAGCTTCGCATTAAATCTGAAGTCATAAGCAATCATTAATTATCATAAGAATGACTACCCCCAATTAAGTAAACCAAAGATTCAAGACACTTTATATATAAAAAGGGGTAGGATTaaagttagaaaaataaaacatcTGGATTAGGGAATGACACTCAAAAGAACAAGAAAATCAAGATCTTGGATTAGAGGAACGGGAAAATGGGTCAAGGTTAAAAGCAAAGCAactttatatgaagaaccccTCAATACAAGAAGGAAAAGGGAAAATTGTGGAATTGGAGAAAGGGTGAAACCTGAAGTTGCTCAACAGGGAAAGGGCCGTGTTGAACATCCTCTAGTTCATCATTTTGGTCTTGCATCGACTTTTGATTCCTGTGCTGCTGCTCCATTGCTACTTTCTTGATGCTACTGAGTAACAGATGTGTTGAAAGAGATACAAGAATGGAGGCAAAAGGAAATATTTCAAAAGCGTGATGAGCCGCCAAAAATACTGCAAACTAAAAGCGTGCTTGACAAGCTGTGTAATGGAACCACATTTGcctgcctttttttttttctagggAGAGAAGGGTCAAATATTCGGGAGAAGGTCAAAATAccattcaatttttatttattaattaactttattATCTGTTATATTGTAGGGCTGTTTATAAATTCGttgttaaaaaatttattatctATAATCCCATCTTTAATAGCTTTTCAATTTTCACTGTGATCTTTTAAAATCTCACATATTTGAGTAAGGTGGATGCTACATGACATGCTACCTTACCACTAAATTTCTATtccttaatatatttttttcatttataatttttattcttttttcttttcttctttttatttttccttttccctCTCTTTTTCTCACCTTACCACTCCACAATCCCAACCCAACCTCAAAATCGTTGGTGTCGAATCTTCCTTTTCCTCACtagctagggtttcttcaaatCCATGTATCTCCTCAATTTTACACTCTATTATTAATTATCCTCGAGTTCTTGCAATTTTAATTTGAGATTTAGAATTTTGTATGGGAGTTGTTTGTGAAAATATTGAACCCATACTTGTTATGATTTTTGTTGAGGAAAAGTTTGTGAAGGATCAGGATAAGGTGTTAATAATACCCTTTTTGGACAATTTGAAGAGGATTAGGTGCAATTGAGACTGTTCTTTTGTAATTCGTCGTCGAGGACGTTGGAGTTGTATTGCTGAATTTGTAGAATTTCAGAAGTATTCAAAAATGTAGCATGATCATCGAAAGAAAATATAATCATGATTGTTGCTATTATCGATAATTGCTTCCCTATGGGTTGTTGATGGCTATATTGAATGCAACTATGATAATGATGCATTTTGGAATATtggatataattttatttgtcTAAAAAGTTGTTGATCTCAGTATAACACTCTCCTATTTTTCAATCCTAATTGagaattttgttcttttttgaaaattttcatattgtttgTGAAATGTTTTCTGATTTCAATGGTATTCCTTTTgtgttttttctattttatggtGCTGATGGGTTAGGATTTGTTAGGTTCTTTGGAGAATATCTTGATGGATTCTATTTTTTTCAATGAAAACAAGATTgttgaagaaagagaaaaggagaaagaaaaaaaattagaagaaaaaaaaaaagaaatattaagtaataaaaatttGGAGGTGAGGTGGCATGCCACGTGACATCCACCTCACCCAAAATTAGGCCACGTGAGATTTTAAAAGTCTACGATGAAAAATTGTTAAAAATGGAGATATATGTGATAAGTTTCTTAACAATGAGGTTATAATAGTTAAAGGATATATTTGACCCATTTTccctaaataataataataatatagtgATGATGTACAACTTATAGTACATAATCAATTAACTaaggaaaaaattaaaagtctATTTGTCCACTTACTAATGGATGTTATTTTTTCAAGTGGGCCCCACTGAAAGTgagcaagttgcccacttggtttttacttctttcccttggctataaatatagccttcaGCAATGTATTGAAATGCAGAGATACACGCACAAATACTACATTTTCTCTTTTGTTCCTCCTTTCTATCTTATTTCTTCTGTCTTATTTTGTTAAAGCTAGAATatttcataacacgttatcagtaCGAGACTTCAGCTATTTTTAGAATGTAACAAAAaatggtaagagttttatttaaatttattttcataaaatggcaaatattttaaaacttggaATTTACTGTTTTTGATATCTCTAGAAAAGgttactcatcatgggcacttgatgccgaaattcatttagaatcaatgggtctgCTAGACACaattaaagatgacaatatgacatcCAATCAAGATCGtgctaaagccatgatatttctccgtcaccatcttgacgaggggctaaaattacaatatctcacattaaaagacccccttaaattgtggaaaaatttaaaagaaagatatgaccacctaaagttggtcatgcttccacaagctcgtcatgattgattaaatctgagattaatggatttcaaaaatataactgaatataatttttttctgtttagaattatagctcaatTAAATTTATGTGGAGAAGAGATCATTGAACAGGATAAACTGGAAAAATAtctactccacatttccacccgcgaatatgctcctacagcagcaatatcgcgaaaaaaaatttaaaaaatattctgaattactttctcaccttctatttgctgaacgccacaatgaactattaatgaaaaattatgatagtcggCCTGATGGTTCTTTGCccctccctgaagtgaatcagacaaattataaccaacgagaaagaggtcatggccccagtcgtggttgTGGTCGTGgccaaagaagaaattttaatcatgatactcggctgacaccgagaaataatcagcaatataaaaggcagggtaaaaggCCAGAAACTTTACCGAAGAAAAAATCAGAAAGTGTATGTCATAGAtatggaggtgtggggcactggtcgcagACTTGCCGGCGGTCATCAAAATGTTTGGTTCAATTATATCAGGCATCTTTgaaaagggcagaaaataacCCAGAGATAatttttatctctgaagataatattgagcccatgcatttggatgtagctgatttctttaattttccagacaaaaatatgaatattgacaagactaataatatgtaaatatttttctttttatctgtattaaatatgatgtttgtattttcctagtcaatgtaaataaataaaatttgtgtaatataccatatgttaatatttcttttatttcttattgaagaaaatatgtaaatgcctcaaatcttatttggatcaatgataaatcaagaggatatttgtgtaattgatagtggaacaactcatgttatttttaaagacgagaaatattttttcaatttgcttagaagaaaagctaatgttactacaatatctggtaattcaaaatgattgaaggctccggaagagcttctataattctgcctaaggggacaaaaaatattatagaagatgcactattttcttctaaattctcaagaaacttattaagttttaaaaatatccgCAGAAAttgatatcatgttgagacactaaatgaaatgaatattgaatatcttggtataaccaagagcgactcaggccagaaatatattttggaaaaattaccaactttgtcatctgcctatattatgcaaaaatcagtgcaattgaagcacatatgatcgtaaaccagaagtttactgatctaaataaatttgtgctatgacatgattgaataggtcatcctggatcaataatgatgagacgaattcttaaaaattcaattggacatccgttaaagaaccagaagattcttacaaatgatgaattttcatgtgctgcttgtaatcaaggaaaattaattgctagaccatcgatcctgaaggttggcatcgaatctcctggctttttagagcgtatacatggagatatatgtggacttattcatcc
Protein-coding sequences here:
- the LOC129891189 gene encoding DNA repair protein RAD51 homolog isoform X1, which encodes MEQQHRNQKSMQDQNDELEDVQHGPFPVEQLQASGIAALDVKKLKDAGLCTVESVVYAPRKELLQIKGISEAKVDKIIEAASKLVPLGFTSASQLHAQRLEIIQITSGSKELDKILEGGIETGSITEIYGEFRCGKTQLCHTLCVTCQLPLDQGGGEGKAMYIDAEGTFRPQRLLQIADRYGLNGPDVLENVAYARAYNTDHQSRLLLEAASMMVETRFALMIVDSATALYRTDFSGRGELSARQMHLAKFLRSLQKLADEFGVAVVITNQVVAQVDGSAVFAGPQIKPIGGNIMAHASTTRLALRKGRAEERICKVVSSPCLAEAEARFQISVEGVTDVKD
- the LOC129891189 gene encoding DNA repair protein RAD51 homolog isoform X2, coding for MTASGIAALDVKKLKDAGLCTVESVVYAPRKELLQIKGISEAKVDKIIEAASKLVPLGFTSASQLHAQRLEIIQITSGSKELDKILEGGIETGSITEIYGEFRCGKTQLCHTLCVTCQLPLDQGGGEGKAMYIDAEGTFRPQRLLQIADRYGLNGPDVLENVAYARAYNTDHQSRLLLEAASMMVETRFALMIVDSATALYRTDFSGRGELSARQMHLAKFLRSLQKLADEFGVAVVITNQVVAQVDGSAVFAGPQIKPIGGNIMAHASTTRLALRKGRAEERICKVVSSPCLAEAEARFQISVEGVTDVKD